The genome window GAAGCTGAGCGGGATACGGAGAAAATGAAGAAAGCCGAGTACATGCTCGATAAAGTAGGCGAAGAGTTCGAAGGCATGATCAGCAGTGTGACCAGCTTCGGTATGTTCATTGAACTGGAGAACACGGTTGAAGGTCTGATTCGTCTGAGCGCGCTTACGGACGACTATTACCATTTTGATGATCAGCATATGGCTCTGATTGGTGAACGGACTTCAAAAGTCTTCCGTATCGGGGATGAAGTGAAGATCCGTGTGGCACGTGTCAGCATGGAAGAGTATACGATTGATTTTGAAATGGTGGATATGAAACCTCGTGCTGAACGTCCTGGCGGCTTCGGTGGCGGACGTGGCGGCAAAGGTGGACGTCCAGGTAGCGGAGGCGGACGCGGCGGTGCCAAGGGTGGACCGGGTGGATTCAGCGGATCGCGTGGCGGCAAAGGCAGCTCAGCCAGTGCTGGAGGCAACCGTGGTGGCCGATCAACGGAAGAGAGCGGCAAAGGTGGACGTGGCGGTCGCAGCGGAGCAGCGAGTGCAGGTACGGGCGCAGGCTCATCCGGTGGATACGGAGGTAAAGGCGGCGGCAAACCGAAAGGTGAGCGTCGTGCTGGTGATGCTGGCGGATCGACGGGTCGGGGTAAAGGCGCGGTGAGCTTTGGTTTTGGCTCAGGTAAAGGCGGTTATAGCTCTACATCGGGTGGTTCGGATAGTAATTCAACTGGTGGACAAGGAAGTGGACTGAACAGCGGCAGCGGTCGCGGTGAAGGAAGCTTTAAGTCCGGCAAGGGCGGCGGTAAAGGTGGCAAGGGCGGAAGTGGACGTAAAAACACTTCGCCGAGCGGCGTATTTATCGGAGAAGCTGCAACACCTGGTGGCACTCAGGAAGGCGGAGCACCACGTCGCAAGCGGAAGAAGAGCAAAGGCGCAACTGGTAACGGCACGGCAGCTTTTGTGCGGAAAAAGAAAAAATAAAGCTAACGTTACCTGAAGATATGGATAACCATTCGTTCCTCTAGGTTAAGCGTTGGAGAGATAGTCACTTTCTGCGGTGTGTTGTTTCGCACTGTCTGGAAGTGGTGTAATGAGGAGGGGCGGCAGAGGTCGCCTCTTTCTTGATTTTAACAGCCGTACTTGCTACAATTAAGGTCTGGCACGTGGTACCTTGGTGCAACAATGGGTGCGTTGCTACAGAGCATGGTACCGGCTTATTTTACGGAGAAGGAGTGAGGACATGGGCAAGAATGATGGACAGAGTAAAGTGCTCGCACAGAATAAAAAGGCTTCCCATGACTACTTCATTGAAGATACGTATGAAGCGGGCATGGTGCTTACCGGAACGGAGATCAAATCTCTTCGTAACGGCCGTGCGAATATTGGTGATGCATTTGCCACGATTCGGAACGGTGAGATTCATATTCATAATATGCATATTAGTCCTTTTGAACAAGGGAACCGAAATAATCCGCTCGATCCGACACGTACGCGTAAGTTGTTAATGCATAAAGTACAGATTCACAAGTTGCTCGGGCTGTCGAAACAGGATGGGTACAGCATTGTGCCACTGAAAATCTATATCCGCAATGGTTACGCAAAGCTCTTGCTTGGACTGGGTAAAGGTAAGAAGCAGTTTGATAAGCGTGAGACTGCAGCCAAGCGGGATGCACAACGTGATATTCAACGGGCAATGCGCGAGAAGCAGAAGGTTGCACGATAAGTGGAGCGCTGGGTGTGAAAGTTTTACTTTAGGTGTATAAGGTAGTTTCTAGTGATGGAGTTAGGAAAGTTGATTTACGAGTTAAGGAGTCTCAGTGTTTGTCCTGTATTGGGCAAGATTGAGGCTTTTTATTTGAATTAGCGAAGGTAATAGATGAGGTTGTTGAAATGTGCTATGAACTTAATTTTTGTGATATGTGTAAAAGAAGTAATTAGGAGCATGGAATATGGCGTAGTGATGAGTCAAAATTACTCGCTCTTGCGTAGTTTGCCTGATTCGTGGGTAAAATACTTAGGTGCCGATGTTTGTGATCTGATCTGGGTAAACTTTACTTCCGATTGGTGACGCGGTATAATATGTAGACGATTGAGCCTGTTATATTGGATAACCTTGTATCTGTGCTCAGCCTGTTGGAACGTTTTCCAGCAATCTGTACTATATCGGCTTGCTGCTCTATGTTATGATTACTCATGTAGCAGACAGGAATGCCGAGTTTGAAAGAAGCATCTTTTTACCTTGGAGGAAAAAGATGTGCAGCACCTTTGCTCCGTATTCACGGATTAATCCTGGAGCCCTTCTTATATGAGGGGGCGTTTATGGATTCGACGGGGATAGTTCGAGCATGGGTAGCGGGTAGTGGGGACGCGTCCGCTTCATCAACGCTAAAGCCTATTAAACGGCAAACAACAAACAAACTACGCTTTCGCAGCCTAAGAAACTGTGTGCGTGCTTCTAACCTGCATCGCCCATGTGACAGGATTAGGGGCTAACAAGTAGTGGGATACGCTGTCACATCTCCGCCTGGGGTGTGCTGAAGAAGACAATCAGGCTGACCCAACGTATAGCCGGTTACGGGGCGATACTCGGGTGACATCAAAACTGTGACTACACCCGTAGAAGCTTATGTGTCGTTATCTTCGGACAGGGGTTCGACTCCCCTCGCCTCCATTAGTAGCATAGCAAAAACAGCCACCATTTGGTGGCTGTTTTTGTTATGCTATCGTGTTAAAAGTAAAGGCGTAATAATGTACTAGATTTGATGAAAAATATTCTAATATAATAATAGGAATGTATCTTTTTAATATTATGTTAAGTCAATTTGCTTGTAAATGAATTAGCGTTGGAGGCGGATTCAATTCAATTTGCGTAGAACTAAAATAAAGTTAGCTAAATAGAATCAATTGTTGTTAAAATTAAAGACGAAATAGCTGGGTAACTATAATTAAGTAAATCAATATCATTAAATAATACAGAAAGGATATTATTGTGATTTTAGCTTATTAACTTCAATGATAGGAGATATTCAAAATGATTATTGTAGATGATATTATTGTTTCGGGACTAGTAAATGTGACATGTACTTTTATTACTGATATTTTTAAATCATATAATAAACGACCGTGGGATAAGACTATAATTAAAGATGTTAATACATTTATACATAAATACACGGATACCGAGTTAGATAGTGGAGCTTTCTGTGATTATCTAATGAGAACTGAAACTACTATGAACTTAAAAGAATATATAAAGTATTCAGCAACTTCAAGAATTTATAAGGTCAGGATAGTTAAGAAAAATTATAGAACAAATTTAAATAAACAAGATTTTCTTGGAATGCTAAGTTCTTCAGCAATCAATTATGTCAAAGAAGTGAATGGGAAGGTTTTATCTTCAGAAATAGTGACCTCTTATTTTAAAGATCTTATGGATATTTTAGAGAATAAACTCATAGAAAAACTTGATACCCCGCAATTAGGAAGCTTATATTTTTTGAATCAAAGCATGCAGGAAATGGAATTAAGGATAATTAATAGTTTAAATAGAGATATTTATATAGATAATTCACAAAACTATGAAAAAACTCGAGAAAAATATATAAGACTTATAAAACTTAAAAACAAAAAAAGTCATGTTTATGGACTTAAAGAGCTCGAAATGTACTCTTTTTATGTATTTCCAGAATTTGAACTCCACACTGAAGAACTTTCTACTAAACATAAAATTAATGTTTCTTGGGAAGAAATTTTTAAGGAGTCAAACGAGATATCAATTATTGGGGGAGCTGGACTTGGTAAAAGCTTGTTTCTAAAAAATTTAATGAATAAGTACGAAGAGCTTAATATTTTAAATTCAAAAGATGTACTCCCTATCTATTGTGACTTGAAGCAATATAAACAATTTGGTAAAAATAGTTCTTCGTATTCTATTGATGACTATCTAGTCGATAGTATTATTAACCATACAGGTATAGATAGAAGAGAGATAACTAAAGATTTTATTAATTATTTTATGAATGCCGGAAGATGTCTAATTTTATTTGATGCATTAGATGAAGTTGACTCACATGATCGAAATGATTTAAATAGTATGATTATGAGCTACTTCCAAGAAACAAATAAGCACAATAAGATTTGTCTTACTTCTCGTGCACAAGGATTTATTTCAAAGACAAGAATTACTTATAGTGTTTCCTCAGTAACTCCAACACAAATTTATGATTATTTGGATAACATGTGTAAGTTAGGACTATTTAGTGAAGATTATATTGAAGGATTTATGGAGAAATGTAATACACTTATTAGAAGTAGGTTTTTGTTAAGTCTTCTTCAGGTATCACTATTAATAAATATTTATAAAGCTGAATTAGAATTACCTGAGAATAAGATAGATTTATATGATAAATGTATAGAATATATATCTAAAAAAAGGGAATTTGAAAAGAAAAAAACAGAATTTGATTTTGGACTAATAAGTAGTATTTTAGATAGTAGTTCTAGTTTTGAAAAATTAGCTTCTCTAGCAAAACCTAATAATATTGAAATTCATGAAAGTACTATACATGATGTGTTTAGTAAGATGTTTCAAAGATCATATGGAAATAACAGCAATAGTGCCTTAAATGCAACTAAGGAATTTTTAAAGTTTTGCTCTCTTAGAACTGAATTATATGTAGTAGGAAGCCAAGATTACCATTATAAATTTTTTCATAGATCCTTTTTTGAATATTTTTATTCTAAACATCTCATTAAAGTTTTTCCTGAAAACGAAAATTTAATCGAGGAACTATATATATATGATATTGATTCTGAGGTATTTGAATTAACAGCTGCTATATTAAAAAAACATGATTATGATAGATACACTCAGCTTATGGACTTGGCATTAGTAAGAGTTAAGGAATGCTTAAATAATATAAATTCTGAAAATGAGAGTAAAATACTAAAACTTTGCCTATTAATTAATGCATCTGTTGAGAAATATTATTTAGGAGAAATTCAAAAATTGTTATTTAGCGAGAAAAGAGAGTTAAAAGATTTCAAAAATGAGAAAGCTTCCGATGTTATCGTTCCTATAGTTCTAAAAAATGAAAAGGAGGAAGCTATTAAGAATATTTTAAAATATTATAATGAAGAGATATTTGCAGGTAAATTTATGAATTATATGATTGATAAAATAATATCCAGTAGAGACTGGGATAAGAATTTAAATTTCTCTGTTGAGTTAAATAGTTTATTTATTCGTCTTTCAATGTTTTTTCAAGAAGAGGAGATTGTAAGAGCAACAAAATCTAATGATTTGAGTTTTATAGAATCACTAGTATATCGTTATATAAAATTCTCTGAAGGGCAATCTCCTAAATATGTAGATAAGTCTATAAAGAGTTATTTTCAAAAAATCAATAAACCTAAGAGATTAAAAAGTTAAAGGATTGATTCTTCTAATAGCCTTTTTAGATCAACAGTATTTGATGGTTCAATGATATTATTAAAATGTTCCATAATAAAAAATGCTCTATAATATGATTCATAGGAATAAGTTTTATTGAAAATGGTTTATAGATTGTGACAGATAAAGAGCCGTTATACATGATAATAAAGTGGTCAAGACCCCATTTAATAGACACTATAAAAAGACCCTAGGCTGCAAACTGGCGGTCGGTACTCTACCGGCGTCAGTTTTTTTTAGTTTCCGTTTTGGTCGTTTTCGGTTGTAAACGGATATACTTTCCGATTAGACTTGGTGCTTCGGTAAGCGTTCGGATATGATAAGGATAGATTCCAGATTACCAAGCACTTTTTTAGCAACGCATTCTCCCGCTTCAGTTTTTGCACATAGCGTTCTTGATCCAAGTATTCTTTACGTCGACCTCGCTGATCCATCAGTCCAAACTCGCCATTTTCCCGGTGTTTTAGCATCAAGCACTCATTCGTCCCGGGTCATGAATTCCCAAATGTTCATTGATCTTTCGGTAAGTCCAGCCCTCAACCGTATGCAGACGAATAGCCTCTTTTTTATCTTCTCCGAATACGTATATACTTTTGTCCTTTAATCGCCATAAAAAATGCACCCCCTAGGATTTCATCAGCTAACCCCAGGGGTTTTTCCAATGTCTATTCTAAGGGGGGCACTCCAAGTTCTGGTTGGTGTTTTTTTGTTTATGATATAATCTTTGTGAAATAAGCTGATGCAGGCCCGATATACTCTGTAATCTCCCAAAGGAGGCAAAAACATGAGCCAAACGCAGCAACAGATCCGTGAGTTTGTTGCAGGGATACAAGCATATGTCTCGCCCGTAAATGTGATTAATCCTTGGAGAGATTATGTGAAGGGCTATGATATCGGCCCAGAAGCGGTAAAGATTCGGTCGGAACATTTGGTCAGGTATTTTGAACCAAGAATGTGCAAGGCTCGGTACATTTTTATTGCGGAAGCGGTGGGATATCAAGGGGCGAGGTTCTCCGGTGTACCCTTGACGTCTGAGCGAATGGTTATCGGGAATCACTCGCTGGTGGATCACCAGATGATTTTTCCAGGTGAGCCGGGTGTCCGAACCAGCTTGCCCAATATTGCCAAACCTAACCGGAGTCAGGCAATGTATGGATTCACAGAACCGACAGCATCCATCATATGGGGCGAAGTGTTATCCAGTTCAAGGTGGAAACCAACGGACTTTATATTTTGGAACATCTATCCCTTTCATCCTTATCAATCTTCTGAAAACAAGATGACGAATCGTACGCCGACTTTGGTAGAGTTGGAGGATGGTGTGTTATTTGCCAGACAGCTAATGCAACTGAATCCTGATGCCCAGATCGTGGCGATTGGCAGAAAGTCAGCAGACACGTTAAGCTCACATCTCATTAAACATCACCATGTTCCCCACCCTGCGAATGGAAGGGCAGTACAATTTCAAAAAGCAGTAAGGTCAATAATCTAGCCCAGTTTGAAACTTGAGAAATGTAAGCCTGACATATGCACCTTATCGTTCAAGTGACCACATATAACGTAATGCCCCTATCCTATATAAATTGGTTGGTGAAGCTAAATGATTGAAAAATACTGGCTTGTGGTGCAATATCCGCTGAAGAGCGCGCAGGGCAGCAAACGAGATCATTGGTTGAAGGAAAAGGTAATGGAATATCTGGAAACCGTTCTGACCCAGGCGGAGTTGGGAGAGGTGGATGGATGTGATATGGGTAGCCGTGTAGCTGATCCGAAGGAATATGTAATGAACATTTTCTGTGTGGTAACGGATGAAGATCGGAGCATGGCGCTAATTAAAAAAGTGCTGAGGGAGAGCCTCCTGGATTACACCCGCATCCAAATCGCTACGATGCCATATGGCATAGAAGGAAACTACACGCTGAAATATGCCTCCAAAAAAGGCGTTACCGAATTCTCGCTTTGATCACGATTCGCTGTGGTTGTTTACCATAACGAACTCTGTACTTGTCCTGCCCGAGGGCGTTTTGCCTCCGAAAAATTCCCCACTTAATTTCATTATACGAGAAAATGATGATTGGACTTCCCAACCTAAACCACTCGATCAACGCACGGTCAGCAGTAAGAATTATGCTCTTACACATCGTAATCTTGCTCAAAAGTATGTGCATCTCAAGCTAGTTGTTTACCGCCGTCTTTTGTGTATCAAGATCCTCCGCGAACCCGCTTCACTCTCCATTCTGCACAAACCACAACTTATTATCTGTACCTCCAGAATTTTATAAAGCAGTGCTCCTTGGGTTTCAAGTCAGGGGGCCCCATACCCGAAGTATTCACAACCATTTGCTCCCCTAATCCTCATTCTACTTCACGCAGTCATACCATCCCCAAGCGATAAAAAGAATTGAGCCTCCTCCATACACCGTCCTATAATATACAATTGTATACAATCCAAGAGAGTGGTGGATAACACAACCGGTCATCCGATCCAAACCGTTAAACCCATCACACTTCGGAACCAAAGGAGGGTCAGAGTGAAAAACAGAGCAAAGGATGCAACAACAGATGCAGGAGCAACAACAGAAGGTGATGCAACAATTGAAGCGAAAGTAACAGCAACAGCATCAGATGTCGAGACCAATGCAGAAGCAAACGAAAATACGAAAGCAAACACAAGAGCAAACCCCAGTGCAATGAAGAAGAAGTGGACTCCCCGTTTCAAAGAGTTCATTCAACGCATGCCCAAGACGTTGGCTTTTAAAATTCCGTTTGCCTACTTTGTCATTATTCTGCTAACGGTGGCGTTCAGTGCGTTGGTGTTGAATCGAATCTCGGAAAATGACGCGCAGCGAAAAATTAATGAAGCATCACTGCAGACAATCACATCCATTGAGACCAATGTTAATCTGATGATCGGGAACGTGAACAATTATTCGAAGATGATTTTCTCCGATCCCAACTTGCAGAACCTGCTGCGGCAGGGCAATGTGTACTCCAATTTACAGACACAGTCCAAGGTTAGCGCGTATTTGACCAATCTCATGCAAGCGATTCCAATTATTGATTCAGTCTATATTTATGATAATTCGGGTCACCGATTCTCTGTCGGTACACAGGAGTGGCCCACGTTTATGGAAGCGAATGTGAAGGAAGCGCCGTGGTACGAACAGGCTTTGAAGCACAACGGACGATATCTGCTCAGGCTGAATGGTAGCAGCAACGATAGCGGAGTCTCGGCCATGGGGGAAAATGATGGGCAAGAGGTGGTCTCATTTATTCGCCTCATTCGGGATCTGGATGATACGTCTCCACTTGGCTTTCTGGTCATGAACATCAAGGGGGCATCCATCGCGCAAGCCTACGCCAACCTGTCTGCACCGGATTCATTTCAGGTGGCCATTCTGGATGAGCATCAGCGGGTGATCGCAACCAACGCAACCGATGGGAAGAAGGGCGTGCCTGCGGTATCCGACGCATCCATGTCTGCGGCTTCTGGACAGGAAGGCATGCACGAGATGTTAGAGGCCAATCAGGCCAAGTTAAAACAAACATTTCAAGAGCAGCCCTCCGGCTTCATCACCTTGCAATCGGGTGGTCAGGAGTATGCGCTAACCTATCGTTCGGCTGGTGATGATCAGTGGAAATTCATCAGCATGAGTCCATACCGGGCTACTGATACCCGTAATAAATCCATGGTACTGCTCGCGTTGATCCTGCTGGCGGTGAACGGGACTGTCTTTTTTGTAAGTTCATTCATCATCTCGCGCAGTGTCATCAAGCCGATTCACAAGCTGCTTCGCGCCATGCAGAAAGCGCCAAGTGGCAACTTCCGCAAAGTGACGGTTGAGCTGAACAGCTACGAGTTCGAGCAGTTATATGGAGGATACAACCAGATGATTGAGCAGATTGACCAGATGCTGAAACGAATCATTCAGGAGCAGCAGACGCTCCGCCGTGCAGAGCTGAATACACTTCAGGCGCAGATCAAGCCGCATTTTTTATACAACACACTGGATTCCATCACCTCCCTGGCCATGTCGGGCATGAACGATAAGGTATGTGAGCTGTTAGAAGCGCTCGGAAGTTACTATCGACTGAGTGTCAGCAAAGGCCGTGAACTGATTACACTGCACGAGGAGGTTGAGATTGTACGAAATTATCTGACGATCCAGCAGGTGCGCTACCCCGGTGTGTTTGAGGTGCAGTACGATATTGCTCCAGATTGTGAGCGAGTGATGATTCCCAAGCTCGTACTCCAGCCGCTGGTGGAAAATTCACTGTATCATGGCATTCGTTCCAAAGGCAGCCCAGGCACGATACGCATTCAAGCACATCGCTCCAAGGAAGGGGTACTTCTAACGATTACTGACGACGGAGTTGGCATGTCCGAGGAAGAGATACAGCAGGTTCAACGCAAAGAAATAAACCGTTCTAACCGTTTTGACTCAACTAACTCAACCAACTCATCTAATTCAACTAATCCTTCCAATCCTTCCGATCTTTCTAATCTTTCTAAGATTACCTATAACTCTAAACACAATCCAAGCTTTGGCTTATGGGGAACGATGGAGCGACTTCGTATTTTCTACGAAAGAGAGGATGGACTCAAGCTGGTGAGCGAGGTTGGAAAAGGAACCACCATTATGATAACGATCCCGAAGGGAGCCGATGAATCGTGGAATTAACTATGAAACCATTCAAGGTATTGATTGTGGACGACGAATATCTCATCCGAAATCTGCTGCGTATGCGTATCGATTGGGAGCAGCAAGGCATGGTCATCGTTGGCGAGGCCTCCGATGCCGCGGAGGCTTTGGATCAGGTGGAGCTGTTGCGTCCAGACATCGTCTTCACGGACATATACATGCCGAAGATGGACGGCATTGAACTGAGCCGTATCCTCATGGAGCGTTACCCGAACCTAAAAATCGTGGTTGTGACGGGACATGATGAATTTGAGTATGCTCGTCAGAGTGTGAAGCTGGGCATATCCGATTTTATTTTGAAACCCATTCGTGCTTCTGAGTTATTACAGGTTACGGCGAAGCTGCGAACGGCGATCGAACAGGAGGTCGGACGTGAGTACGAGCTGATGAAGTTGCGGGAGGAAATGAAGCAGAGCTTGCCTTATCTCAGGGAGAGGTTTGTGAATCAATGGTTAAGTCATGTGGTGCCTGAGGATGAACTACAGGAGAAGGCGCGATTCTTCGGCATTCCTATCTCGTCTGGTGAACCGGGATTACGCATCGCAGTAATAGAGGTGGAGGTTGCTGTACCGCAAGCGAAGATAGCTGCACCAGAGGTTTATCCATATCTACCCGACATATCTCATCAAGTTCATGCAGCTCATCAAGCCCGTCAACCGCACCAACTCAGCCAAGTTCAAGGAGAGCCCCAACACGATCAAACGCATTTAAGCCAGCATCAGACAGAAGCCCATCCACAACCCGCTGAGGAAATACATATTCTGCTGCGAATGGTAGGCATGAAGCAGGTGCAGGCTTTTTATGCGCAGGATTCACAAACCGTTATTGTCATGGACCCGCATAACCGAGTCGTTGTGCTCTCGCTTGGTGCGGATACGGAATTTGCCAATCAGGTACAGCAGCTTCAGGAAGAACTTCAACAGACGCTTAAGCTCGAAGGGTGCGAAGTGGATGTGACTGTAGGGATTGGGCAATGGCAATCAAGATGGGAAAAGGCCTGTGTGGGATACCGGGAAGCCTGTCGTGCACTCGACTATCAGGCGTTTGTGGGGAAAAATCAGGTCATTTGCTTCGAGGATCTGGTCATTGAAAGCGGGAATAGGCCCTATCACTCGGATGCTCAGCTGCTCCAACAACTACAATTTAATGTCAGTGTTGGTGCGGGAGAAGAAGGGGTATTATTGCTGGAGCGTATACTGTCTGTGCCATTCTCGGACGTTTCACAGTTTCGGATGGCAGCCTTGGATGTGGTTACGGAGTGCCAGCGTGCTGCCATAGAGCAGCAGCTTGAGGGAGAGCATGCATTGAACAAGGAGGCCGTTGCGGCCATTTTTACAGCAAATCATCTGCCCGAACTAAAAAGTATGCTAGAGCAGCATGTCCGCACCGTATCGGATGTCATACAAGCCAAGCGACAGGCCAATGAAGGCAATCTGATCGACCGGGTGAAGGCTTATCTTGAAGAGAACATGGGCAATGCGGAAGTGGGGCTTTCCAGCACGGCGGCTGCTTTTTACGTAAGCTCGGGCCATCTGGGGCGGCTGATGAAAAAAGAAACCGGGCAGACATTTGTGGAATATCTCACCCAACTCCGCATGAAGAAGGCTGAACTGCTGCTGAAACAGACGGATCTGAAAGGATATGAGATTGGGGAGCTGGTAGGCATCCCGGACCCACACTATTTCAGCGTCTTGTTCAAAAAACATATCGGCCGATCCATGAATGAATATCGAAATGTAAAAACCTGAAAAATGAGAATGTAGTCGGGCGTGTTGGGGAGTGTGGGGAGTGCGGCGAAGGTCTGAGTGTAAACCCGCTTCGGTTGTAATTCCACATATGTTCGAAAATTACAAATCGATGCCTGTTTTCTAAATGGAGAACAAAGCACAGTTTGCCTAAAATATGGGCTAGAACCAACGAAAACACATAGGGAGGTCTGTAGATATGAAAGCGCTATTAAAAAAATCAGCAAGTCTAATTCTGACATTGGGCATTGTAAGTAGTCTGGCGGCATGTTCATCTGGCTCGTCCGGCGGCGCACAGGGGGAAAGTAATGGCAAGATCAAGCTGACGCTATGGGATCAATCGGTCGGCAATACCGATCCTTCGGCCAAGCTGCTGCCCGAGATTGTGGAGAAATGGAACAGCGAGCATCCAGACATTCAGGTTGAACGTACGGGCACGACAGGAGAACAGTACAAAACCAAAGTCAAAACATCGATTGCAGCTGGTGAAGCGCCGGACCTGTTCTATGGCATGGGAGGCGGCAGCTTCATGCAGCCGTACATCAAATCCGGTAATGTGCTGGAAATCTCAAGCTACCTGACGGACGATATCAAAGAACGGATGGGCCCGGGTATGGCTGAGGCGATCAATATGGACGGCAAAATCTACACGTTGCCCGTGTACACTCATATCGCCAACCTTTACGTGAACACGGAATTGTTCGAGCAGGCGGGTGCCAAGATTCCGACCACCTATAACGAACTGCTGGATGCAATCGAAAAGCTGAAAGCGGCAGGAATTACTCCGGCTGTGATTGGGGAAAAAGACCGCTGGCCGGGCATGTACTGGTACGACATTATTGCGATGCGCCAAGCAGGCAATGCTGCGGTGATGGAAGCCTTTAAAGATCCGTCAAAGTGGGATTCGACCGACTTTGTTGCCGCCGCGACTAAGATGCAGCAGCTTGCGCAAGCAGGAGCTTTCAACAGCAGCATGTTCAGCATGAGCTATGACGAGATGCTTGGGGCTTTCAATGCAGGCAACGGGGCGATGATGTTCCAGGCCAACTGGGTAAATGCAGGAATTGAGGATCCGTCCTCCGCAGTCAAAGGCAAAGTGAAAGTGATTCCGTTCCCGGTGTTTGAGGATGGAAAAGGCACAAATACCGAAATCTTCGGCGGAGCTGTCGATGGTTTCTACATCAATCAGAATACCAAACATCCGAAAGAAGCCGTGGAATTCCTCATGTATCTGAGCGAACAGCTCGGTACGCAAGGTTTCCTGGCCGGAGCCGGTCTGCCAAGCTGGAAAACAGATGCACTCGACACGTCCAGTCTGTCCTCCCTGGATCTGTCTGCGGCAGACATTATGAAAACGGCGACCTCATTCATCGCGTGGTGGGATAACATTCTGCCAGCGGAGTCTGCCGAAGCGCACAAAAACCTGATTGCCCAGCTGCTTGCCGGCGATATAACACCTGAGGAGTTCTGCAAACAAATGGCACAGCTCAAACCAACAGAACTGAGCTTGTAGATCGCGCAGGCTAATATGCGCATAATCCATACACGTGTAAGCTCGTGTTGAGCTTGCCAAACTGAAGCCTGCTAACAATGAAGATGAGCCCAAACAAGGCGTGGTCCGGTATATCCCGGTCACGCCTTTGAGAGGAGAACAACAATGAACTCTGTATTTTCCAATAAAGGCACCATAGCTGTCTTCGTACTGCCCACACTGATTCTGTTCTGCGGAATTGTGCTTATTCCAATCTTTGTCTCCAGTTATTACAGTCTGTTGGACTGGAATGGCGTAGGCAGGGGGACATTTATCGGTCTGGACAACTATGTGGAGATGTTTAAGGATACGCGTGTACTGAATTCGATCAAAAACTCCCTGTTATTCGCGGGAGCTTCGGTG of Paenibacillus sp. FSL R5-0517 contains these proteins:
- the smpB gene encoding SsrA-binding protein SmpB — translated: MGKNDGQSKVLAQNKKASHDYFIEDTYEAGMVLTGTEIKSLRNGRANIGDAFATIRNGEIHIHNMHISPFEQGNRNNPLDPTRTRKLLMHKVQIHKLLGLSKQDGYSIVPLKIYIRNGYAKLLLGLGKGKKQFDKRETAAKRDAQRDIQRAMREKQKVAR
- a CDS encoding NACHT domain-containing protein, with the protein product MIIVDDIIVSGLVNVTCTFITDIFKSYNKRPWDKTIIKDVNTFIHKYTDTELDSGAFCDYLMRTETTMNLKEYIKYSATSRIYKVRIVKKNYRTNLNKQDFLGMLSSSAINYVKEVNGKVLSSEIVTSYFKDLMDILENKLIEKLDTPQLGSLYFLNQSMQEMELRIINSLNRDIYIDNSQNYEKTREKYIRLIKLKNKKSHVYGLKELEMYSFYVFPEFELHTEELSTKHKINVSWEEIFKESNEISIIGGAGLGKSLFLKNLMNKYEELNILNSKDVLPIYCDLKQYKQFGKNSSSYSIDDYLVDSIINHTGIDRREITKDFINYFMNAGRCLILFDALDEVDSHDRNDLNSMIMSYFQETNKHNKICLTSRAQGFISKTRITYSVSSVTPTQIYDYLDNMCKLGLFSEDYIEGFMEKCNTLIRSRFLLSLLQVSLLINIYKAELELPENKIDLYDKCIEYISKKREFEKKKTEFDFGLISSILDSSSSFEKLASLAKPNNIEIHESTIHDVFSKMFQRSYGNNSNSALNATKEFLKFCSLRTELYVVGSQDYHYKFFHRSFFEYFYSKHLIKVFPENENLIEELYIYDIDSEVFELTAAILKKHDYDRYTQLMDLALVRVKECLNNINSENESKILKLCLLINASVEKYYLGEIQKLLFSEKRELKDFKNEKASDVIVPIVLKNEKEEAIKNILKYYNEEIFAGKFMNYMIDKIISSRDWDKNLNFSVELNSLFIRLSMFFQEEEIVRATKSNDLSFIESLVYRYIKFSEGQSPKYVDKSIKSYFQKINKPKRLKS
- a CDS encoding uracil-DNA glycosylase, with the protein product MSQTQQQIREFVAGIQAYVSPVNVINPWRDYVKGYDIGPEAVKIRSEHLVRYFEPRMCKARYIFIAEAVGYQGARFSGVPLTSERMVIGNHSLVDHQMIFPGEPGVRTSLPNIAKPNRSQAMYGFTEPTASIIWGEVLSSSRWKPTDFIFWNIYPFHPYQSSENKMTNRTPTLVELEDGVLFARQLMQLNPDAQIVAIGRKSADTLSSHLIKHHHVPHPANGRAVQFQKAVRSII
- a CDS encoding sensor histidine kinase; the encoded protein is MKNRAKDATTDAGATTEGDATIEAKVTATASDVETNAEANENTKANTRANPSAMKKKWTPRFKEFIQRMPKTLAFKIPFAYFVIILLTVAFSALVLNRISENDAQRKINEASLQTITSIETNVNLMIGNVNNYSKMIFSDPNLQNLLRQGNVYSNLQTQSKVSAYLTNLMQAIPIIDSVYIYDNSGHRFSVGTQEWPTFMEANVKEAPWYEQALKHNGRYLLRLNGSSNDSGVSAMGENDGQEVVSFIRLIRDLDDTSPLGFLVMNIKGASIAQAYANLSAPDSFQVAILDEHQRVIATNATDGKKGVPAVSDASMSAASGQEGMHEMLEANQAKLKQTFQEQPSGFITLQSGGQEYALTYRSAGDDQWKFISMSPYRATDTRNKSMVLLALILLAVNGTVFFVSSFIISRSVIKPIHKLLRAMQKAPSGNFRKVTVELNSYEFEQLYGGYNQMIEQIDQMLKRIIQEQQTLRRAELNTLQAQIKPHFLYNTLDSITSLAMSGMNDKVCELLEALGSYYRLSVSKGRELITLHEEVEIVRNYLTIQQVRYPGVFEVQYDIAPDCERVMIPKLVLQPLVENSLYHGIRSKGSPGTIRIQAHRSKEGVLLTITDDGVGMSEEEIQQVQRKEINRSNRFDSTNSTNSSNSTNPSNPSDLSNLSKITYNSKHNPSFGLWGTMERLRIFYEREDGLKLVSEVGKGTTIMITIPKGADESWN